The genomic segment GGCCGCCCCTACGAAAAAACGGGCCTATGGTTTCTCGGGTTCGGTCATCTCTTTGCCGAGGACGTAGTGGTCGAACCAGGCGATGTCCCACTCGAGTTTGGCCTTGCGATGGGTGTACTTGCGAAGGCCGTGACCCTGACCGGGATAGATGACAAGCTCGGTGGGAACCTTCAGATAAAAATCGAGAGCGCGGAAGAGAGCCTTCGAATGAGCCGGAGGAACGCGGGGATCATCGCCGCCTACGTGAATCAGCGTGGGCGTCTTCACTTTGTGCAGATCCCAGAGCGGCGAAGCCTTTAGATAGGCTTCGGGCTTTTCCCACGGCAGACCTTCCATGTAATTAATGACGTGGCCGGGAGTGTCCTCGATTCCCCACTGGAGAGCCATGTCCACCACGCCCGCTCCGCTCGACGCAGCTTTAAAGCGGTCGGTCCGGGTGATGATGCAATTGGTCACCAGTCCGCCGTTGCTCCAGCCGGAAACGGCCATTTTCTCGGGATCGGCAATGCCGCGCTCGATCAACATGTCCACGCCTTTCATGACGTCTTCCACTTCGATATCGCACTCGCGGGCGATGAGATCGGTGAGGAACTTATCTCCGTAGCCGGTCGAGCCGCGATAGTTGGGAGCGAAGACCGCCCATCCGAGCGAAGCCCACAGACCGCGGCCGTAGATCCAATACTCGAAGTAGAACATGTCCGCCGCTGACGGTCCGCCGTGCAAAGCCACGTGCAAAGGCAGCTTCTGACCGGGCTGATAATCGAAGGGCAGTTCGAGAATTCCCTCGACCGTGTCACCGTTCGCACCGATCCATGAAACGATTTCGATCTTGGGCAGCTTCCACGTGTCAATTTGCGGATTGATGCGCGTGATGCGACGCGGATTCGGCTTGCCGGAGGTGGGAGTGATAAACACATCGCCCGGCTGTGTAACATCGCCGAGGGCGGCGGCCAGAGTGCGGCCGTCAGGAGTGAGACTGAAGGACTTGGCCACCACCTCGCCGGGAGTGAAGATCTCGTACGCTCCCTGTGCTCCGGGGCGGACGTTGCGAATGCAGGCCACGCGAGCGCGGGCGCGCTGCTCGGAGACAAAGCACAGATCGTAGGAAGATCCGAGCCACTGCAGGTCGGTACTTTCACCGGGTGCGAATTGGCCGGGGCGGTTCAGACGCTGCATCGTCACGTTCGCTCCGTCCATGTGCGCGACAAGAAGTTCCGCCGGAAATCCGTCGTAATCTACGCGGAAGGCGAGCTTTTTCCCGTCGGCGCTCCATGCCAGCCCTTCCAACCATCCGAAAGGCGAAGGAGCCTGCGCCCGCCATAGTTCATCGGGAAGCGTGGTGACGGTGTTCATGCTCTTGTCCCAAATATCCACCCGCGAGAGTCCCTCGTTGGTGATGAGTTCCTCGGTGGGCGTGGTAATCATGGCGATCCGCTTCCCGTCGCGCGACACGGCGAACTCGCCGATTACGCGGTTCTCGTCCACGAGTTTTTCACTCCGCCACGTTTCCAGATCGAGCGCCCACAGTTCGCTGTAGTTCAGGACGCCCTTACCGTATTCCAGATCGTCGAATTTCTTGCGGAGGTCTTTCCACGGATCCTCGACCTCTTCGGATGACTTGACGTAGTAGAGAGTTCTTCCATCGGCGGAGATCACATAGTCCTCGACTCCGCCCTTGAAGCGTGTGACGGGCTGCGGTTCGCCGCCGTCCACCGAGGCTTTCCAGACTTGGGTCTTGCCGTTCAGCGGGGGCTGGCCGCCCTTTTCTCCGCGCTTGCTTGAGAAATACACCCAGCGGCTGTCGGCGCTCCACCCCGGATTGCCGTCGCCGGCCGGATCGAAAGTCAGACGGCGCATTTTCGCCGTCTGGACGTCCGTCACCCAGACGTCGGTGTGGCGGGTGTCGGCGTCGAGGTCCCAGCGGAGGTCGGTGAAAGCCACGTAGCGGCCGTCGGGAGAGATCAGGCAATTATCTATAAATCCTTGCGTGAAATAATCTTCGACGGTGATGTCGTGGGTGCGGGCGGGAGTCTGCGCGATGGATGCCGAACCGGCTGCAAGAAGGATGGAAAGCGCCGAAAGCAGGCATAAAACGTGGGGATGGAGTCTGAGTCGCATGGTTCCTTCCCTGGATCGGGTTTGATGAATCTGAGTCTGAGTATATTAAGGTGCAAATTTCCTGTGAGGAAATCCAGTCGCATTCAGAGGCGGTTTGGGGTACTCCTTTGCCATGCTTGCAATTCCGGGACGAATCACTTATATTTCGCTATTGAAAGTTGACCTCTTGGTGGACTATGGTCTGTGGACAAGGCCAAAACTGCGTTCGGCTTTCCCAAGAGTAGAGTTCACTTTGATTTGTGTCCTGCCGCAGGTTTGCATTCGATCCATGCAGCACAAGCCTTTTTCCCAGTTGATTCACAACCTAAATCACCCAATTTCGGGATCCACAGGTGAACCGTAAGCTCGGAGCCCTTGTTTTCCTCGCGGCGGTCTTGGCCGTCGGCTACTTCGTGTGGGAGAACGCCTGGAGCAACCGCGGCTACGCGCCTGAGCAGCCGATTCCCTTCAGTCATAAACTGCACGCGGGCGATCATCACATTCCCTGCCGGTATTGCCACACCCATGCGGAGCGCTCGGCGCATGCCACGGTTCCCGCCCTGAACATCTGCATGAACTGCCACAGCGTGGTGGCGGTGAACAAGCCCAATATCATCAAACTCACGCAAGCCTACAATACGGGCAAGCCCATCGAGTGGATCCGCATTCACAAGGTACCGGATCACGCCTACTACTCGCATCAGTGGCACATCGCCAAGGGATTCGACTGCGCGGAGTGCCACGGGCCGGTGGAAACGATGGAACGCGTCCGTCAGTTTCGGCGGCTGGACATGGGCGATTGCCTGAGCTGCCACCGTCAGAACAACGCACCGACGTCGTGCAATACATGCCACCAATGAAAGAAAACTCAAACTAAAAACTTCAAATTTAAAATGAAATCACAACCGCTTCTTAATTTGAAGTTTTAAGTTTGTAGTTTGAAGTTTTCCGAATGAACCGTCCCCAAGACATATCCAAATCCACTCACTGGTCCACGCTCGAAGAGCTGCGCGGCGATCCGGAGGTTCTCCGTCTGAAGGGCGAAGAGTTTTTCGAGAAGCCGGAACGGTTTTTCGATGAACTCGAAATCGCGCGCGTGACCGGCCAGCGGCCCGCTGCGATCGAAGAGGCGGCGGGATTTACGGAGCTGGCGGTCTTGAACAACGGCGGAGCGGATGCGGGAATGTCGCGGCGGGATTTTCTGAAGCTCTCGGCGGCGGCGATGGCCTTCGCCACGGCAGGCTGTGCGCTCCGTCCGACGGAGAAGATCATTCCCTATGTGAAGGCACCCGAGGCGATCATCCCCGGCGTGGCCAATTACTACGCGACGACGCTGGGCGACGCGGCGGGAACGGGTGTGCTGGTGAAGACCCGCGAAGGGCGGCCGGTCAAGATCGAAGGCAATCCCGATCATCCGCTCTCGCAAGGCAAGCTCTCGTTGGCCGGGCAGCTTTCGATCTTCAATCTCTACGATCCCGACCGCCTGAAGGGACCCGTAAAACTCATGCGGGGAGTGCGGACGGAAGCGCAACCGATCGCATGGAGCACGGCCGACGAGGAAATCGCGGCGGCGCTAAAAGCAGCGCGCGGCAGGATCGCGCTGCTCACGGGAACGATTCACGGCCCGGCCCGCACGCGGCTGATTCACGAGTTCTGCAATACACTCGACGTGCGGCACGTGACGTTCGACGCATGGAACTACGATGTATCGCTTGAAGCGCAGCAGGCGTGCTATAGCACAAGCCGTTTGCCTCGCTATCATTTCGATAAGGCGGAATATTTTCTGTTTTTCGGATGCGACCCGCTGGCAACGGGATACAGCGCGCTCGAATGGTCGGTGGGATTCGGTAGGACGCGCAAGCTGCATGACGAAAAGATGTCCAAGGCCGTTGCGTTCGAACCGTGTCTTTCGCTGACGGGCAGCAATTGCGATGAACGATACCGCGTGCGCTCGGCGGATCTGGTCAAGCTCGCATTGGCGGTAGCGCGCGAACTGGTTGCCGAAGGCCGTTTGCCG from the bacterium genome contains:
- a CDS encoding S9 family peptidase translates to MRLRLHPHVLCLLSALSILLAAGSASIAQTPARTHDITVEDYFTQGFIDNCLISPDGRYVAFTDLRWDLDADTRHTDVWVTDVQTAKMRRLTFDPAGDGNPGWSADSRWVYFSSKRGEKGGQPPLNGKTQVWKASVDGGEPQPVTRFKGGVEDYVISADGRTLYYVKSSEEVEDPWKDLRKKFDDLEYGKGVLNYSELWALDLETWRSEKLVDENRVIGEFAVSRDGKRIAMITTPTEELITNEGLSRVDIWDKSMNTVTTLPDELWRAQAPSPFGWLEGLAWSADGKKLAFRVDYDGFPAELLVAHMDGANVTMQRLNRPGQFAPGESTDLQWLGSSYDLCFVSEQRARARVACIRNVRPGAQGAYEIFTPGEVVAKSFSLTPDGRTLAAALGDVTQPGDVFITPTSGKPNPRRITRINPQIDTWKLPKIEIVSWIGANGDTVEGILELPFDYQPGQKLPLHVALHGGPSAADMFYFEYWIYGRGLWASLGWAVFAPNYRGSTGYGDKFLTDLIARECDIEVEDVMKGVDMLIERGIADPEKMAVSGWSNGGLVTNCIITRTDRFKAASSGAGVVDMALQWGIEDTPGHVINYMEGLPWEKPEAYLKASPLWDLHKVKTPTLIHVGGDDPRVPPAHSKALFRALDFYLKVPTELVIYPGQGHGLRKYTHRKAKLEWDIAWFDHYVLGKEMTEPEKP
- a CDS encoding cytochrome c family protein, whose product is MNRKLGALVFLAAVLAVGYFVWENAWSNRGYAPEQPIPFSHKLHAGDHHIPCRYCHTHAERSAHATVPALNICMNCHSVVAVNKPNIIKLTQAYNTGKPIEWIRIHKVPDHAYYSHQWHIAKGFDCAECHGPVETMERVRQFRRLDMGDCLSCHRQNNAPTSCNTCHQ